A part of Caretta caretta isolate rCarCar2 chromosome 1, rCarCar1.hap1, whole genome shotgun sequence genomic DNA contains:
- the LOC125637768 gene encoding F-box/WD repeat-containing protein 7 isoform X2: protein MLPSLQIESGHREELKGFNSLDDLLHVKGITTRILELNSQRMTCRRRPSSEEAPGGSPSQQGHSAPAPQVLAEEENGVQAAWESEESDCSGVEGGSGPESNGSRVRVGQEPEELAGHGGLEPASSRVCGAQEEEEEEGSCCSDEGEDGSDVYFYYTIGERWIDYLERTEEGSLIRHVRPKMKRKSEHGLDSRALSPGKKLCKGSEYGRTLGPCIPSPTTTFGDLRNAKPGQGRRRRIPSVAPPPELQDWLRTFQRWSGPEKLVALDELIDRCEPSQIKYMMQVIEPQFQRDFISLLPKELALYVLSFLEPRDLLRAAQTCRYWRVLAEDNLLWREKCREEGIEEPLNLRKRRLLSPGFMYSPWKFAFMRQHKIDMNWRSGDLKAPKVLKGHDDHVITCLQFCGNRIVSGSDDNTLKVWSAVTGECVQTLVGHTGGVWSSQMRDNIVISGSTDRTLKVWNADTGECVHTLYGHTSTVRCMHLHGSRVVSGSRDATLRLWDIETGQCLHVLMGHVAAVRCVQYDGHKVVSGAYDYTVKVWDPESESCIHTLQGHTNRVYSLQFDGTHIVSGSLDTSIRVWDMESGNCLHTLMGHQSLTSGMELRDNILVSGNADSTVKIWDIKTGQCLQTLQGPSKHQSAVTCLQFSSKFVVTSSDDGTVKLWDLKTGEFVRNLVALESGGSGGVVWRIRASNTKLVCAVGSRNGTEETKLLVLDFDVDLK, encoded by the exons GTGCTGGCTGAGGAGGAGAACGGCGTCCAGGCTGCCTGGGAGTCGGAGGAATCGGATTGCTCAGGTGTTGAAGGGGGTTCTGGTCCAGAGTCCAATGGCTCCAGAGTGCGAGTGGGGCAGGAGCCCGAGGAGCTGGCCGGCCATGGGGGGCTGGAGCCTGCCAGCTCCAGAGTCtgtggggcacaggaggaggaggaggaggaggggagctgctgcagcgATGAAGGGGAGGACGGCAGTGACGTCTATTTCTATTACACCATTGGGGAGCGCTGGATTGACTATCTGGAGAGGACCGAGGAGGGCAGCCTCATCCGACATGTGCGGCCAAAG ATGAAGCGGAAGTCGGAGCATGGCCTGGACAGCAGGGCCCTGTCCCCTGGCAAGAAGCTCTGCAAGGGCTCAGAGTACGGCAG GACGCTGGGCCCctgcattcccagccccaccaccacctttgggGACCTGCGCAACGCCAAGCCGGGCCAGGGCCGCCGGCGCCGCATCCCCTCAGTCGCCCCGCCCCCAGAGCTGCAGGACTGGCTCCGCACCTTTCAG AGGTGGAGTGGCCCGGAGAAGCTGGTGGCCCTGGACGAGCTCATCGACCGCTGCGAGCCCTCCCAGATCAAGTACATGATGCAGGTGATTGAGCCGCAGTTCCAGAGAGACTTCATCTCCCTGCTGCCCAAGGAG CTGGCGCTTTACGTCCTGTCTTTCCTGGAGCCCCGGGACCTGCTCCGCGCCGCCCAGACCTGCCGCTACTGGAGGGTCCTGGCTGAGGACAACCTGCTGTGGAGGGAGAAGTGCAGGGAGGAAG GCATCGAGGAGCCCCTGAACCTGCGAAAGCGGCGCCTGCTGAGTCCCGGCTTCATGTACAGCCCCTGGAAATTCGCCTTCATGCGTCAGCACAAAATCGACATGAACTGGCGCAGTGGAGACCTCAAAGCTCCCAAG GTCCTGAAGGGACATGACGACCATGTCATCACCTGCCTGCAGTTCTGTGGCAACCGTATTGTCAGTGGCTCCGACGACAACACCCTGAAGGTCTGGTCAGCCGTCACTGGTGAG TGTGTGCAGACCCTGGTGGGTCACACGGGGGGGGTCTGGTCCTCCCAGATGAGGGACAACATCGTCATCAGCGGCTCCACGGACCGGACGCTGAAGGTGTGGAACGCGGACACGGGCGAGTGTGTGCACACGCTGTACGGACACACGTCCACTGTGCGCTGCATGCACCTGCACGGGAGCAG GGTGGTGAGCGGCTCGCGGGATGCCACGCTGCGCCTCTGGGACATCGAGACCGGGCAGTGTCTGCACGTGCTGATGGGGCACGTGGCTGCCGTGCGCTGTGTCCAGTACGATGGGCACAAAGTGGTGAGCGGCGCCTACGACTACACGGTGAAGGTGTGGGACCCAGAGAGTGAGAGCTGCATCCACACACTGCAGGGCCACACCAACCGCGTCTACTCCCTGCAG TTTGATGGGACGCACATCGTGAGTGGCTCTCTGGACACGTCGATCCGGGTGTGGGACATGGAGAGCGGTAACTGCCTGCACACGCTGATGGGGCACCAGTCGCTCACCAGTGGCATGGAGCTGCGGGACAACATCCTGGTCTCGGGCAACGCAGATTCTACCGTCAAGATCTGGGACATCAAAACAGGCCAgtgcctgcagacactgcagg GGCCCAGCAAGCACCAGAGCGCCGTCACCTGCCTCCAGTTCAGCTCCAAGTTCGTGGTGACCAGCTCGGACGACGGCACCGTCAAGCTCTGGGACCTCAAGACGGGCGAGTTTGTCCGCAACCTGGTGGCCCTGGAGagtgggggcagcgggggggtggTGTGGCGCATTCGCGCCTCCAACACGAAGTTGGTGTGTGCTGTGGGCAGCCGCAATGGCACCGAGGAGACCAAGCTGCTGGTGCTGGACTTTGACGTCGACCTGAAATGA